CGGCCGCGCACCTCGGCGGTCAGGTTCTCGGCGTCGTCGAGCAGCATGGCCGCCCCGACCTTGACCTTGATCTCCTCGGCGGTGCGCTCACCGATCAGCACGTTGTGCTTGCGGCGCACGTAGCGGATGATGCTCTCGTCGAACTCGTTCCCGGCGATGCGCATGGATTCCGACACCACGATCCCGCCCAGCGAGATCACGGCGACGTCCGTGCTGCCCCCGCCGATGTCCACGACCATCGAACCGATCGGCTCGGCGATCTTCAGTCCGGCCCCGATGGCGGCGGCCAGCGGCTCCTCGATCAGGAAGGCGCGCTTGGCGTTGCTGTTCAGGGCGGCGCGCAGCACGGCGCGTTTTTCCACGTCGCTGACGTTGCTGGGCACGCCCACCATCAGCTGCGGCTTGAAGCCGAACAGACGGCCGGCGTTGCCCTGCACCTTCTGCAGGAACATGGTGATCATCTTCTCGGTCAGGCCCTCGTCGGCGATCACGCCGTCCTTGATGGGCCGCACGGCGACGATCCCGCCGGGCGTCCGGCCGATCATGCGGTAGGCTTCCTCGCCCACAGCCTTCACCTGTTTACTGTCACGGGCCATGGCGATCACGCTGGGTTCCTGGAGTACCAGGCCGCGGCTTTTGCTGTAAATCAGGAACGTCGCCGTTCCAAGGTCAATTCCAATGTCTTCTGACAGCCTCACACTCGCCCTCCGGTCAAAACGTCCCAATCGTAGCACGGTGCATGAGGCGCGCCTAAACCGTTCCTCATGCGCCTCGCGTTCAGGCGCGCGGTTTCACGAAGGCGGCCAGTGCCGCGCACAGGCTGGTCAGGATCATCAGCGACAGCGCCTGCCCCACCCCGCTCAGGCCTTCCAGCCCGAACTGTTCGGCCAGTGCGCTTTCCAGTCCGCCCAGCGAGCGCAGCCACAGCGGCCCAGTCCCGGCCAGCGACGCGAAGGTGCCGAGCGCCAGCAGCGCCAGCAGCAGGGTCAGGCCGAACAGCAGCGTGCTCAGCAGCCAGCCGAGCACCCTCAAGGCTGCCTGCCGCAGAGATCCGGGCGCGGGCATTCGGCTCGCCGGGGAACAGGTGATC
The DNA window shown above is from Deinococcus sp. LM3 and carries:
- a CDS encoding rod shape-determining protein, with the protein product MRLSEDIGIDLGTATFLIYSKSRGLVLQEPSVIAMARDSKQVKAVGEEAYRMIGRTPGGIVAVRPIKDGVIADEGLTEKMITMFLQKVQGNAGRLFGFKPQLMVGVPSNVSDVEKRAVLRAALNSNAKRAFLIEEPLAAAIGAGLKIAEPIGSMVVDIGGGSTDVAVISLGGIVVSESMRIAGNEFDESIIRYVRRKHNVLIGERTAEEIKVKVGAAMLLDDAENLTAEVRGRDLVNGLPKTISLDSTDVVEALSEPVTKIVDGVKRVLEITPPELVSDIIDRGIVMTGGGSLLRNFDELLRQTTGIPVAVAENAVEAVAVGTGMALEMIPVLGDSLVSSDNYLRR